A window of the Vallitalea okinawensis genome harbors these coding sequences:
- a CDS encoding glycosyl hydrolase: protein MKKRLKSYFIIIFCMIFLFSSQMLMEVRADAIWDNMKLANEMVKEKNYDEAVKSWLNLVELYENQPEKMNWTNYAMYLEKIGDYYAGNFNGGAINRPLAVQYYDKSHLAYQNTDLNWGVVQTKNKADQLRTVIRVFVEKTVETNTIKAKQDHYIPVNGAYIGIYGEFDERLTTWGYVDPDKIKETFNKSHSMILTYATYGKSQLPKQLTSNIKESGGALQVAMEPSAGLEQVKDDTYIRQWASDAKEAGIPIFLRFGGEMNGNWVEWGLQPELYIEKFQLVHDIMAEEAPNVVMLWSPNDIPYDNYEAYYPGDDYVDWVGVSSYAVPDGNAHTDLSNYDMNPLNKLQHIYSAYGDRKPIMISEGAVAYWAKVSPERNFDAWYQNNMERIYHYLPRLYPNIKAINYFDTNEDHDHYRLDHINANSVYNEVINQPYYLSKVGQESSVKFDELMDTQVIDKEPMTLSTYAGIYDPFINRVEYYINGTLFKTATKMPYNATIDFTNFNQDDVQLIIKVYDSQDQLAGEREIQFTFVDATTSATP from the coding sequence ATGAAGAAGAGGCTGAAATCTTATTTTATTATCATATTCTGCATGATTTTTCTCTTTTCATCACAAATGTTAATGGAAGTAAGAGCTGATGCAATTTGGGATAATATGAAACTTGCAAATGAAATGGTTAAAGAAAAGAACTATGATGAAGCTGTTAAATCATGGTTGAACCTAGTGGAACTATACGAAAACCAACCAGAGAAAATGAACTGGACCAATTATGCCATGTACCTTGAAAAGATTGGTGATTATTACGCTGGTAACTTCAATGGTGGGGCTATCAATAGACCTTTAGCAGTTCAATATTACGATAAAAGCCATTTGGCTTATCAAAATACTGATTTGAATTGGGGTGTCGTGCAGACTAAAAATAAAGCAGATCAATTAAGAACAGTCATCCGAGTATTTGTTGAAAAAACTGTAGAAACCAATACAATAAAAGCAAAGCAAGACCATTATATACCTGTAAACGGTGCATACATAGGTATTTACGGTGAATTTGATGAACGCTTAACGACATGGGGATACGTTGATCCAGATAAAATTAAAGAGACCTTTAATAAGTCTCATAGCATGATTCTTACCTATGCAACATATGGAAAATCTCAATTACCCAAGCAACTAACATCGAATATAAAAGAATCTGGTGGAGCGCTTCAAGTAGCTATGGAGCCTTCAGCAGGGTTAGAACAAGTGAAGGATGATACCTACATCAGACAATGGGCAAGTGATGCTAAAGAGGCTGGTATTCCTATTTTCTTACGCTTTGGTGGAGAAATGAATGGAAATTGGGTAGAGTGGGGCTTGCAGCCAGAACTTTATATCGAAAAGTTTCAACTGGTTCATGACATCATGGCAGAAGAGGCACCTAATGTTGTGATGTTATGGTCACCGAATGATATACCTTACGATAATTATGAGGCATATTATCCAGGGGATGATTATGTGGATTGGGTAGGCGTGAGCTCCTATGCTGTACCAGATGGTAATGCCCATACGGATTTATCGAACTATGATATGAACCCACTGAATAAGCTGCAACATATTTATAGTGCCTATGGTGATAGAAAACCTATCATGATATCAGAAGGAGCAGTGGCTTACTGGGCTAAAGTATCTCCAGAGAGAAATTTTGATGCATGGTATCAAAACAATATGGAGAGAATTTACCATTACTTACCTCGCCTCTATCCAAATATAAAAGCCATTAATTACTTCGACACCAATGAAGATCACGATCATTACCGATTAGATCACATTAATGCAAATTCAGTTTATAATGAGGTAATTAATCAACCTTACTATTTATCAAAAGTAGGTCAAGAGTCATCAGTTAAATTTGATGAGTTAATGGATACCCAAGTCATTGACAAAGAACCTATGACATTAAGTACCTATGCAGGTATCTATGACCCCTTTATTAATCGAGTGGAGTATTATATCAATGGCACCTTATTTAAGACAGCTACAAAGATGCCTTATAATGCAACCATTGATTTTACAAACTTTAATCAAGACGATGTCCAACTAATCATTAAAGTATATGATTCACAGGATCAATTAGCAGGTGAAAGAGAAATTCAATTTACTTTTGTGGACGCAACAACATCTGCTACACCTTAA